The following are encoded in a window of Methylocystis rosea genomic DNA:
- the aat gene encoding leucyl/phenylalanyl-tRNA--protein transferase, whose amino-acid sequence MSRLNAPYAITPHLLLRAYSIGLFPMAESADDDQLYWVDPERRAIFPLDDFIVSRSLAKTVRSDRFEVVVDRDFDAVIEACAAPAFRRERTWINAEIHRLYRELFDIGFAHTVECRLDGRLVGGLYGVALGSAFFGESMFHLARDASKVALVHLMGRLRAGGFQLLDTQFITPHLASLGAIEVSREEYHRALEQALPEKANFNVWPKNAPVSGAQALAALAD is encoded by the coding sequence ATGTCCCGCCTCAACGCCCCCTATGCGATCACCCCGCATCTTCTGCTCCGCGCCTATTCCATCGGGCTTTTCCCGATGGCTGAGAGCGCTGACGACGATCAGCTTTACTGGGTCGATCCGGAGCGGCGCGCGATCTTTCCGCTCGATGACTTCATCGTGTCGCGCTCCCTGGCCAAGACCGTAAGGTCCGATCGCTTCGAGGTCGTCGTCGATCGCGATTTCGACGCGGTGATCGAAGCTTGCGCCGCTCCGGCGTTTCGACGTGAGCGGACCTGGATCAACGCCGAAATTCACAGGCTTTATCGCGAGCTGTTCGATATCGGCTTCGCACATACGGTCGAATGCCGCCTCGATGGGCGTCTCGTCGGAGGGCTCTACGGCGTCGCTCTCGGGAGCGCGTTTTTCGGGGAGAGCATGTTCCATCTGGCGCGCGACGCCTCAAAGGTCGCGCTTGTCCACCTGATGGGGCGATTACGGGCGGGCGGCTTCCAGCTGCTCGACACGCAATTCATTACGCCGCATCTCGCCTCGCTCGGCGCGATCGAGGTTTCGCGCGAGGAATATCATCGCGCGCTTGAACAGGCGCTCCCAGAGAAGGCCAACTTCAATGTCTGGCCGAAGAACGCGCCCGTGAGCGGCGCTCAGGCGCTGGCCGCGCTCGCGGATTAG
- a CDS encoding MliC family protein: MNRSLVIVAAVLAAAAPLSSAHAKTTMRGPFVFTCSGDPNAALSVTFLGANANRAKLVFKGETVMAKQAMAASGARYVAKNIEFWNKGDDAMVEWRGEKLNCTTHN; encoded by the coding sequence ATGAACCGATCCTTGGTCATCGTCGCAGCGGTTCTGGCGGCAGCTGCGCCGCTCTCATCCGCCCACGCGAAAACCACCATGCGCGGTCCCTTCGTCTTCACTTGTTCGGGCGATCCCAACGCCGCTCTGAGCGTCACTTTCCTTGGCGCGAACGCCAATCGGGCCAAACTTGTCTTTAAAGGCGAGACTGTGATGGCCAAACAGGCCATGGCCGCGAGCGGCGCGCGCTACGTCGCAAAGAATATCGAGTTCTGGAACAAGGGCGACGACGCGATGGTCGAGTGGCGGGGCGAGAAGCTCAACTGCACGACGCATAATTAA